In Merismopedia glauca CCAP 1448/3, the genomic stretch AAAAATATATGGAATGGTAGGAATTCCTGGAGAAGAAACAGAAGATATAACGACAACAATTTCCTTACTGAAAGAGATGAAAAAAGCTGCTCCCAAACTACGTCTGACTTGGGGATGTAGCACTTTTGTACCTAAATCCCATACCCCATTTCAATGGTTTGGAGTCAACAAAAATGCAGAAAAACGGTTAAAATTGTATGAAAAAGAATTGCGGAAAATCGGGATAGAATTTCGTCCAGAAAGCTACAATTGGTCAGTGATTCAAGCCTTGATATCGAGAGGCGATCGCCGTCTATCTAAACTCTTAGAATTAACTCGTGAATATGGTGATTCTTTAGGTAGTTTTCGCCGTGCTTTTAAAGAACTAAAAGAACAAATACCTCCGCTTGAATACTACGTTCATCAAGATTGGCATACTGAACAAGTTCTACCTTGGCATCATCTTCAAGGTGCTTTACCAGTTAGCACTTTAACCAAACATTTTAATGAAGTCACAAAAGTAGGTTGGGTTGACAATAGAAAACCCAAATTTAATTTTGTAGAGACGTAGCAGTGCTACGTCTCTACAGAAGTTAGAATAGAAAACCCAAATATATTATAAGTTCCCCAAAATAAGATTTTTTCCTAATACCGAACTAATGCTGCATTTTGAATATTCATCTTTAATCGAAGCACCAGTAGATATTGTTTGGAAGTTTTATGAAAGAGAAGATATTTTACAACTTCTTACCCCTCCTTGGCAACCTGTAGAGGTTATCCGTCATCAAGGAAGATTAGATGTGGGCGCAATTTCTGAATTTAAGTTGCATTTAGGAATAATACCGATAACTTGGATCTCGACTCATACTCAATGCGAACCAAAACGGCTATTTGTAGACAAACAAACTGAAGGGATTGTGAATTATTGGGTACATCGCCA encodes the following:
- a CDS encoding SRPBCC family protein: MLHFEYSSLIEAPVDIVWKFYEREDILQLLTPPWQPVEVIRHQGRLDVGAISEFKLHLGIIPITWISTHTQCEPKRLFVDKQTEGIVNYWVHRHEFISLGDQTRLIDAIAYSLPGNWLAESLIGWWVNSRLEDMFCYRHRVTQRECEVR